Below is a genomic region from Trichoderma asperellum chromosome 2, complete sequence.
GGGGAAattagagaagagaaaagccgATGTCCGAATGGATTCCATGGACTGATTCCATGAAGTCGAGACTCGGGAAACCTTGATCAGTTCTATCAATCTTTCCCAGGCATAAATAAGCATAGCTTCAGTATGACATCACCGGTCCGCAGCCAAACCCTGATGGAATACAGGGTAGCCATATCGATAGGTAGGTAGCCACGGGACAATGCGGAAGAACAACTCAACGCCAAGATGCTCCAAGCCGCATGCCAAGAATAAAATCAATCATTGAGAGGAATGGCATCTGGAGAAATTCTATATCCGCTGCTCTAGACCGATTGCAGTGGGATCCCATTCGTTAGCCCCAACAACTCTGGCAtacaaacaagaagaaaaaaaaaggaagccaaGACCAAGCTAGGAAATGATTATTAATTTCGCCTAAAACGGAGAAatgaacctttttttttttttttttttttttcctccaaagttttattactttttgtAGTTTTAGCAGCATCTCGACCTGCTAGACTTCTCCATTGACTCCTCTTTAACTGAACTCAAATCTCCCTCGCAATTGACTTATCTGGGCGCACTTGGAAGCCCAATATGACTGTGTGGAAAGTATACCGGACAAGCCGCGATCCTTGGCGCCAAGTGACAGCTTGACAGCCGACAAAGAGACTTGCGTCCAGCGAGTACGcagtactttattttttttgttccagGTACCGGAGTTACATGTAGTTATGTCTTAAAATGACCGACATAAGACCGGCTTTTCTTCAACAGGAGAGATCCTACGGAGTACTACAttacttcttctttgggTATTCTGAATATGTGCATTATGTTTACAGCTATATACTGCCACGCTTATTATACAAAAGTTCTATAACCAGCCTTACCCTAAGGAAATCCCCGAATAAAATTACCCTTTCTGTTCGCACGCAACCGTCTCCGAGGGCAACAGGTAGTGTTATAACCACCCCCACAGTAAACTAATTCTCAAACCGCCGACTCTTGAACCAGATGCCTATCATGCTTTCCTTGCTGGAACGGCCGGCAAATGATTTGCAGTCGGGAGAATAAAACTTGTCCTTGAAAATGACCTACTTCACCGCTCCTTAGATACCTACATAGTATATCTCGAGGCGTTGCATGATGGCTTCATAACAAGAGGCCCTGCTATGCAAGTGATGTAATTGGGCAAAGTGCTCCGTGTCTTTCACACGCCCCCAGCCAAACTGTGGCCCTTGGAAACCAGTATTCTCCCCAATTATccatatagagagagaggagctCAGCTCTTTGttcgaaagaaaaaaaaaaaaacttgcgCAAAATCCAATAGTAAAGCAGCTTTAAGCGCGCCGACGTAGTGGCCGAGAAGCAACGCGCACGACCCTCACAGCTTGGCTGGTTCGCTCCACTGTGGCAGTGAAGCGGGAGGTGCACAAAGCAGTGCTACGTCTCCGCAGATTCTAGACTAACGCTCCTCGGTGATGCCGACAAATGGTCTCGTGTCTAAAGCGTTTCCCGTCCCGGGCTATTGACGTAAATCTTGATGGCGCAGCCGCACCCGATGCCTCCAAGGGCCTTCCTTAGCTGTTCATGCGTCTCGGCGGGCAAGAAAGAACAGTGCGATAGCTTTTGGGTGTATCGGCGTGTGTTGCTCCGTACAGTGTTGATAAACAATCCGACTATCAAATGTCTCCGTTGGTCAGGTCATAATTCGTCGAATATGCGCAATGGCTCGTCGTCCGCTAGTGGTGCTTCCCATGCCAGCTTCGCCTCTGATCTTTCGTTGCTTGTGGGAAGACTCTGCTTGGCGTCATGATGTATCTTCAGCTCTGGCGTAGTATTTCTCCACACGCTCTGAGTGGCCGGCTCAGTGACCAGCTCAGCGTTCTGGGAACTGTAGTTGAAAAGCATAAAGAGAAGGGTAACAAGGCAAAGAACAAGAGATAGCGCCGCCCAGGTGATTCTCAGCCGTTTGCGCGTCTTCTCCTGCCACGCCCTATCTGCGCGCTCCCAGCCCTCGACGAGTGCTCGGACCTTGTCCACTCGCGCTGCCAGCTCGTTGACACTTTGTCTCCCCTCGTTTATGCGGCTTTGTAGAGCATCGATCGTGGATTTCTGAGAATCAAAGTGCCCGATGTTGTATATCTGTTTGGTAATGTCCGTCTCAAGCTCTCGCGCAGCCCTGTCAAATCCCACCTGTAGGTCACACGACGCCTGCGCAAGATCCTTTAGGGCACTGACCATAACCTGCAAACCGCTCGTCTTTTCCAGCAACACATGGTGAATCTGCTCTACTTGTTGAGAAACTTCGGCCGAGAAGTTGTGGAGATCGGTCACAGACTTCTTTAAAGAGCTAAAGGAAAGAAATGCGTAATTAGCATGCGAAATACTAGCAGACATGTAGGTGTGTGGGTGAGAGAGAGGATAT
It encodes:
- a CDS encoding uncharacterized protein (TransMembrane:1 (i277-296o)~EggNog:ENOG41), with the translated sequence MHARCLNQKGGPLLTRVVQPAAMTTRNPMEPPPITLAPKPRRHRIQRSLTDVMLTNKLHRTRTLDDADIPSTRRMRRSIDIPRSEAVTPILSPIQSRRASLLSPSFGDDKLDLIRGVKEDKGKDKEKEKLQGEHEKEKEKFSPSTDSLKKSVTDLHNFSAEVSQQVEQIHHVLLEKTSGLQVMVSALKDLAQASCDLQVGFDRAARELETDITKQIYNIGHFDSQKSTIDALQSRINEGRQSVNELAARVDKVRALVEGWERADRAWQEKTRKRLRITWAALSLVLCLVTLLFMLFNYSSQNAELVTEPATQSVWRNTTPELKIHHDAKQSLPTSNERSEAKLAWEAPLADDEPLRIFDEL